The following proteins are encoded in a genomic region of Protaetiibacter sp. SSC-01:
- the tilS gene encoding tRNA lysidine(34) synthetase TilS, translated as MPVDASRPRLTPARADIRRAVRAVLADVGGVGTDELVLVALSGGADSLALAAATAFEAPRAGIRAGAVIVDHGLQGGSDAVAARAADQARALGLDPVRVVRVEVGAEGGPEAAAREARYAALHAQARELDAVAVLLAHTLDDQAETVLLGLARGSGAASLAGMEPVAGLLRRPLLGIRREATRQACLDEGLEPWDDPHNADPAYARVRVRERVLPVLEAELGPGIAEALARTAEQAREDAEAFEQQIEEIIEDICEPAEAGIAVSVRALAANPAALRQRIIRFVVQAEFGTSLTRAQTLEVARLVTDWHGQGLVDLPGITARREGGLLVFSAA; from the coding sequence ATGCCTGTCGACGCCTCGCGCCCCCGTCTCACGCCCGCCCGCGCCGACATCCGCCGTGCGGTGCGCGCCGTCCTCGCCGACGTGGGCGGCGTCGGCACAGACGAGCTCGTGCTCGTCGCGCTGTCGGGCGGGGCCGACTCGCTCGCCCTCGCGGCGGCGACCGCGTTCGAGGCGCCGCGGGCCGGCATCCGGGCGGGCGCCGTGATCGTCGACCACGGGCTGCAAGGGGGATCGGATGCCGTGGCCGCGCGGGCAGCGGACCAGGCGCGCGCGCTCGGCCTCGACCCCGTGCGCGTCGTGCGCGTCGAGGTGGGCGCCGAGGGTGGCCCCGAGGCGGCGGCGCGCGAGGCGCGGTACGCCGCGCTGCACGCCCAGGCGCGCGAGCTCGACGCCGTCGCCGTGCTGCTCGCCCACACCCTCGACGACCAGGCCGAGACCGTGCTGCTCGGTCTCGCACGTGGCAGCGGCGCAGCCAGCCTCGCCGGCATGGAGCCCGTCGCGGGGCTCCTGCGCCGGCCGCTGCTCGGCATCCGTCGCGAGGCGACGCGGCAGGCGTGCCTCGACGAGGGGCTCGAGCCGTGGGACGACCCGCACAACGCGGACCCCGCCTACGCGCGCGTGCGGGTGCGCGAGCGCGTGCTGCCCGTGCTCGAGGCGGAGCTCGGGCCCGGCATCGCGGAGGCGCTCGCCCGCACGGCCGAGCAGGCGCGCGAGGACGCGGAAGCGTTCGAGCAGCAGATCGAGGAGATCATCGAGGACATCTGCGAGCCCGCCGAGGCCGGCATCGCCGTGTCGGTGCGCGCCCTTGCGGCGAACCCCGCCGCGCTGCGTCAGCGCATCATCCGCTTCGTCGTGCAGGCGGAGTTCGGCACCTCGCTCACGCGCGCGCAGACGCTCGAGGTGGCGCGGCTCGTCACCGACTGGCACGGGCAGGGTCTCGTCGACCTGCCCGGCATCACGGCGCGACGCGAGGGCGGCCTGCTCGTCTTCTCCGCCGCATAG
- the ppa gene encoding inorganic diphosphatase, with the protein MAEYPAVIEIPKGSRNKYEVDHETGRVFLDRVLFTGFVYPTDYGFFENTLGLDGDPVDVLVLLEYPLFPGVGVNVRPVGVFKMTDDGGSDAKVIAVPAKDPRWSHIQDVDDIPEYTRKEIEHFFEHYKDLEPGKWVKTEGWGDAAEAEEIVKAGIAAYQH; encoded by the coding sequence ATGGCCGAGTACCCCGCCGTCATCGAGATCCCCAAGGGGAGCCGCAACAAGTACGAGGTCGACCACGAGACGGGACGCGTGTTCCTCGACCGCGTGCTCTTCACCGGCTTCGTCTACCCCACCGACTACGGGTTCTTCGAGAACACCCTCGGCCTCGACGGCGACCCCGTCGACGTGCTCGTGCTGCTCGAGTACCCGCTCTTCCCGGGCGTCGGCGTCAACGTGCGCCCCGTCGGCGTCTTCAAGATGACCGACGACGGCGGCTCCGACGCCAAGGTCATCGCCGTGCCCGCCAAGGACCCGCGCTGGTCGCACATCCAGGACGTCGACGACATCCCGGAGTACACCCGCAAGGAGATCGAGCACTTCTTCGAGCACTACAAGGACCTCGAGCCCGGCAAGTGGGTCAAGACCGAGGGCTGGGGCGACGCCGCCGAGGCCGAGGAGATCGTCAAGGCCGGCATCGCGGCCTACCAGCACTGA
- the hpt gene encoding hypoxanthine phosphoribosyltransferase gives MEASQIEGDLSEVLLSEADIHERIAELCREIERDYEGRELLLVGVLRGAVMVMADVARELRRHIEMDWMAVSSYGAGTQSSGVVRILKDLDSDLTGRHVLIIEDIIDSGLTLSWLRENLESRGAASVEICALLRKPEAAKVEVDVRYVGFEIPNHFVVGYGLDYAEKYRNLRAVGILAPHVYS, from the coding sequence ATGGAAGCGTCCCAGATCGAGGGTGACCTGTCCGAAGTTCTGCTCAGCGAGGCGGACATCCACGAGCGGATCGCCGAGCTGTGTCGCGAGATCGAGCGCGACTACGAGGGCCGCGAGCTGCTGCTCGTCGGCGTGCTGCGCGGCGCCGTCATGGTGATGGCGGATGTCGCGCGCGAGCTGCGCCGCCACATCGAGATGGACTGGATGGCGGTGAGCTCCTACGGCGCCGGCACGCAGTCGTCGGGCGTCGTGCGCATCCTCAAGGACCTCGACAGCGACCTCACGGGCCGCCACGTGCTCATCATCGAGGACATCATCGACTCGGGCCTCACCCTCTCGTGGCTGCGCGAGAACCTCGAGAGCCGCGGTGCCGCATCCGTCGAGATCTGCGCCCTGCTGCGCAAGCCGGAGGCTGCGAAGGTCGAGGTCGACGTGCGCTACGTGGGCTTCGAGATCCCGAACCACTTCGTCGTCGGCTACGGCCTCGACTACGCCGAGAAGTACCGCAACCTCCGCGCCGTCGGCATCCTCGCCCCGCACGTGTACAGCTGA
- a CDS encoding MarR family winged helix-turn-helix transcriptional regulator produces MSAPRLVFGLMRAERGVRRWIDARAGHAAVGAAGAGVLFHLARHEPSTVTDVARALEASPAGATGLLNRLAASGVIEKSTDPDDARVVRVRLTDAGRALLPEAAAALADLNAALTAGFTPAELEVVDRWLAQAAGIPRDRS; encoded by the coding sequence GTGAGCGCCCCGCGCCTCGTCTTCGGCCTCATGCGGGCGGAGCGCGGCGTGCGCCGCTGGATCGACGCGCGGGCCGGCCACGCCGCGGTGGGCGCCGCGGGTGCCGGGGTACTGTTCCACCTCGCCCGGCACGAGCCGAGCACCGTGACAGATGTCGCGCGCGCCCTCGAGGCGTCGCCCGCGGGCGCGACGGGCCTGCTCAACCGGCTCGCCGCATCCGGGGTGATCGAGAAGAGCACAGACCCGGATGACGCGCGCGTCGTGCGCGTGCGCCTCACGGATGCGGGCCGCGCGCTGCTGCCCGAAGCGGCGGCCGCGCTCGCCGACCTCAACGCCGCCCTCACGGCGGGCTTCACCCCCGCCGAGCTCGAGGTCGTCGACCGCTGGCTCGCGCAGGCGGCTGGCATCCCTCGCGACCGGTCGTAG
- a CDS encoding serine aminopeptidase domain-containing protein, whose protein sequence is MRTNTDAAFAVEVPRGRVVGRVRMPESAPSGVVVIHPATATPERFYAAFAGYATSRGLAAVTYDLHGTGASGDPREHRGTRMRDWMSEDVPAVAAWTREQFPGLPLSAVGHSIGGHAMVLGYGLEGVSRFATVASHVASTRRIASLGERMRVAAILNVVGPGLSRALGYMPGRRLGLGEDMPAAAMIEWGRWSRHDGYFFDDPTMGAAEAAARVTVPALMVGASDDPWASPRQVDALAARLESAAPERRTFTPDELGVAKVGHHGLLRRGVGERAWPELLDWLTDGRPA, encoded by the coding sequence ATGCGAACTAACACGGATGCCGCGTTCGCCGTCGAGGTGCCGCGCGGCCGGGTGGTCGGCCGGGTGCGCATGCCCGAGAGCGCCCCTTCCGGCGTCGTCGTGATCCACCCCGCGACGGCCACGCCCGAGCGGTTCTACGCCGCCTTCGCCGGGTACGCGACCTCGCGCGGCCTCGCTGCCGTCACCTACGACCTGCACGGCACGGGCGCATCGGGCGACCCGCGCGAGCACCGCGGCACCCGGATGCGCGACTGGATGAGCGAGGACGTCCCCGCCGTCGCCGCGTGGACGCGCGAGCAGTTCCCCGGCCTCCCGCTCTCGGCGGTCGGGCACAGCATCGGCGGCCACGCCATGGTGCTCGGGTACGGGCTCGAGGGCGTCTCGCGCTTCGCGACGGTCGCGAGCCACGTGGCGTCGACGCGCCGCATCGCATCCCTCGGCGAGCGGATGCGCGTGGCCGCGATCCTCAACGTCGTCGGCCCGGGCCTGAGCCGCGCCCTCGGCTACATGCCCGGGCGGCGGCTCGGCCTCGGCGAGGACATGCCCGCCGCCGCCATGATCGAGTGGGGTCGCTGGTCGCGGCACGACGGCTACTTCTTCGACGACCCGACGATGGGTGCCGCGGAGGCTGCGGCGCGCGTGACGGTGCCGGCGCTCATGGTCGGCGCCTCGGACGACCCGTGGGCGTCGCCGCGGCAGGTCGACGCGCTCGCGGCGCGCCTCGAATCCGCTGCCCCCGAGCGGCGCACCTTCACACCCGACGAGCTCGGCGTCGCGAAGGTCGGCCATCACGGGCTACTGCGCCGCGGCGTCGGCGAGCGGGCGTGGCCCGAGCTGCTCGACTGGCTCACCGATGGGCGCCCGGCGTGA
- a CDS encoding C40 family peptidase — MTPPRPGHATTAAVSLAAAFALTATGAAPGAAAAPMLRGDYPTWSEVQAAKQNEAATRAEVAKIEKLVIDLLAESDRLGKEALMAAEEANLARAALADAEAKSTRLSAQLVDAQKRADDSAALASGLVARLARAGGGNASMALAFSSESDADELLARLGTMSKLSSSSAALVERALFDKKALGSLQEEAVVAEKERKRLADAAQQAADAAAEAASAVEAQLAQHASTQAVMYAQLASLKGTTAELERQYIEGLANQPTTPPAQQPGSPGGTPGSGQPTQQPTQAPTQQPTQQPSPTPTQQPGNPPPADPTPPPPVPSLVDGAIAFAKAQLGKPYGNSMGPNAYDCAGLVKAAYASVGVYVGPWGSTSQYNYLAGQNRLVPVGQIQAGDLLFYSTGGSASATKYHVAIYLGGGQMLEAPYPGLTVRITSMRTLDLVPYAGRPTG, encoded by the coding sequence ATGACCCCGCCGAGACCCGGGCACGCGACGACAGCCGCCGTGTCCCTCGCTGCGGCGTTCGCGCTCACGGCCACCGGCGCGGCCCCCGGCGCCGCGGCGGCGCCGATGCTGCGCGGCGACTACCCGACCTGGTCGGAGGTGCAGGCCGCGAAGCAGAACGAGGCGGCCACGCGCGCCGAGGTCGCCAAGATCGAGAAGCTCGTCATCGACCTGCTCGCCGAGTCCGACCGGCTCGGCAAGGAGGCGCTCATGGCGGCCGAGGAGGCGAACCTCGCACGCGCCGCGCTCGCCGACGCCGAGGCCAAGTCGACGCGCCTGTCCGCCCAGCTCGTCGACGCGCAGAAGCGGGCCGACGACTCGGCGGCCCTCGCATCCGGTCTCGTGGCGCGCCTCGCGCGCGCGGGCGGCGGCAACGCCTCCATGGCGCTCGCGTTCTCGTCCGAGTCGGATGCCGACGAGCTGCTCGCGCGCCTCGGCACGATGTCGAAGCTCAGCTCGTCGTCCGCGGCGCTCGTCGAGCGCGCGCTCTTCGACAAGAAGGCGCTCGGCTCCCTCCAGGAGGAGGCGGTCGTCGCCGAGAAGGAGCGTAAGCGACTTGCGGATGCCGCGCAGCAGGCCGCCGACGCGGCCGCGGAGGCAGCATCCGCCGTCGAGGCGCAGCTCGCGCAGCACGCGTCGACCCAGGCGGTCATGTATGCCCAGCTCGCGAGCCTCAAGGGCACCACGGCGGAGCTCGAGCGGCAGTACATCGAGGGGCTCGCCAACCAGCCGACGACCCCGCCGGCGCAGCAGCCGGGGAGCCCGGGTGGCACGCCGGGCTCGGGGCAGCCGACGCAGCAGCCCACCCAGGCGCCGACCCAGCAGCCGACGCAGCAGCCGAGCCCGACGCCGACGCAGCAGCCGGGCAACCCGCCGCCCGCCGACCCGACTCCCCCGCCGCCCGTGCCCTCGCTCGTCGACGGAGCGATCGCGTTCGCGAAGGCGCAGCTCGGCAAGCCCTACGGCAACTCGATGGGTCCTAACGCGTACGACTGCGCGGGCCTCGTGAAGGCGGCGTACGCATCCGTCGGCGTGTACGTCGGACCGTGGGGCTCGACGAGCCAGTACAACTACCTCGCCGGGCAGAACCGGCTCGTGCCGGTCGGGCAGATCCAGGCGGGAGACCTGCTGTTCTACTCGACGGGCGGATCCGCGAGCGCCACCAAGTACCACGTCGCGATCTACCTCGGCGGCGGGCAGATGCTCGAGGCGCCGTACCCGGGGCTCACCGTGCGCATCACGTCGATGCGCACCCTCGACCTCGTGCCGTACGCGGGGCGGCCGACGGGGTAG
- a CDS encoding M23 family metallopeptidase, giving the protein MQYRGGAERTSARRRTRASAPIAAIASVLLTITLGVQPAVAAPADYPSWADVQAAKRDEATAKAKLDSLNKAIVAAQAEVDRTQAEAQKAGEEYAAAEEAYDAQVLVVAKLQEQRAAAQAEADEAKRQSTQLINNLAKQGGTDLTAGLFSDSGDADGYLYRIGTMQKVTERNGAVYARALQLQNTAKSLAEQEQVAQDKLAELKAEAEAKFQVAQEAAAAAATKLAEHEEAKAKAQALVAYLTDRREVTEADYLEGIRQQWGSGAAGEVSASGWARPAAGYISSSFGWRYHPIYHVWKGHSGVDLAGQGCGAPIYAAHAGRVTYAGWYSDLGNYITIDHGDGTSSGYGHIMPGGIGVHVGQQVGPGQLIAKVGTTGGSTGCHLHFIIRVNGDLTDPVPFMRQRGITLG; this is encoded by the coding sequence ATGCAGTACCGAGGGGGAGCGGAGCGCACGAGCGCCCGCCGACGCACGCGCGCCAGCGCGCCCATCGCGGCCATCGCATCCGTGCTCCTGACGATCACGCTCGGCGTGCAGCCGGCCGTCGCCGCGCCCGCGGACTACCCCAGCTGGGCCGACGTGCAGGCCGCCAAGCGCGACGAGGCCACCGCCAAGGCGAAGCTCGACTCCCTCAACAAGGCGATCGTCGCTGCGCAGGCAGAGGTCGACCGCACCCAGGCCGAGGCGCAGAAGGCAGGCGAGGAGTACGCCGCCGCCGAGGAGGCGTACGACGCGCAGGTGCTCGTCGTCGCCAAGCTGCAGGAGCAGCGCGCCGCAGCGCAGGCCGAGGCCGACGAGGCGAAGCGCCAGTCGACGCAGCTCATCAACAACCTCGCCAAGCAGGGCGGCACCGACCTCACCGCGGGACTCTTCAGCGACTCCGGCGACGCCGACGGCTACCTCTACCGCATCGGCACCATGCAGAAGGTCACCGAGCGCAACGGCGCCGTCTACGCGCGCGCCCTCCAGCTGCAGAACACCGCCAAGTCGCTCGCCGAGCAGGAGCAGGTCGCCCAGGACAAGCTCGCCGAGCTCAAGGCCGAGGCCGAGGCGAAGTTCCAGGTCGCGCAGGAGGCCGCCGCCGCGGCCGCCACGAAGCTCGCGGAGCACGAGGAGGCGAAGGCGAAGGCGCAGGCCCTCGTCGCCTACCTCACCGACCGCCGCGAGGTCACCGAGGCCGACTACCTCGAGGGCATCCGCCAGCAGTGGGGCTCGGGCGCCGCGGGCGAGGTGAGCGCGAGCGGATGGGCGCGCCCCGCCGCCGGCTACATCTCGAGCAGCTTCGGCTGGCGCTACCACCCGATCTACCACGTGTGGAAGGGCCACTCCGGCGTCGATCTCGCGGGCCAGGGCTGCGGCGCCCCCATCTACGCCGCCCACGCCGGACGCGTCACCTACGCCGGCTGGTACAGCGACCTCGGCAACTACATCACCATCGACCACGGCGACGGCACCTCGTCGGGCTACGGCCACATCATGCCCGGCGGCATCGGCGTGCACGTCGGCCAGCAGGTCGGCCCCGGCCAGCTCATCGCGAAGGTCGGCACGACGGGCGGCTCCACGGGCTGCCACCTGCACTTCATCATCCGCGTCAACGGCGACCTCACCGACCCGGTGCCGTTCATGCGTCAGCGGGGCATCACCCTTGGCTGA